The Sphaerospermopsis torques-reginae ITEP-024 genome has a window encoding:
- a CDS encoding tetratricopeptide repeat protein gives MDKNLAIVYLSVFVGLLLFAGVTVFRQILKTRKLESSLSRLKSKLTKEKGTAQEYYELASIYSEKKVFTQAIPLFQKAIKAAEEEGEEDIAPVYNGLGYVYFSQEQYDLAIRQYKEALKLKPDYVTALNNLGHAYEKKKLTAQALEMYETALKIAPNNAIAKRRAESLRRLVSA, from the coding sequence ATGGATAAAAATTTAGCAATAGTTTATCTTTCAGTCTTCGTCGGGTTGCTCCTATTTGCGGGTGTGACTGTTTTTCGTCAGATTTTAAAAACTCGCAAACTAGAAAGTTCACTTTCCCGGTTAAAAAGCAAGTTGACAAAAGAAAAAGGTACTGCTCAAGAATATTACGAATTAGCCAGTATTTATTCTGAAAAAAAAGTTTTTACCCAGGCTATACCCCTATTTCAAAAAGCTATCAAAGCCGCCGAAGAAGAGGGAGAAGAAGATATAGCCCCAGTTTACAATGGTTTGGGATATGTTTATTTTTCCCAAGAACAATATGACTTAGCAATTCGGCAGTATAAAGAAGCTCTGAAATTGAAACCTGATTATGTAACAGCCTTAAATAATCTTGGACACGCTTACGAAAAGAAAAAATTAACTGCTCAGGCGTTGGAAATGTATGAAACCGCACTAAAAATTGCACCCAATAACGCCATAGCTAAACGTCGTGCTGAATCTTTGCGGAGATTAGTTTCTGCATAA
- a CDS encoding peptidylprolyl isomerase has product MNFPEINVPGDGQLHARLTTSLGEIVVKLEEDKTPNTVKNFVGLATGNIDWKDPKTGASMLGTPAYDGVRFHRVIPGFMIQCGDPLSRYPDMSHRWGTGGPGYRFEDEFHPELKHDEPGILSMANAGPGTNGSQWFITEGPTPHLDKRHSVFGHVVTGMDVVNKIADVRTTRDRPNQDVVLEKVEIFRK; this is encoded by the coding sequence ATGAACTTTCCAGAAATTAACGTTCCCGGTGATGGACAACTTCACGCCCGCTTAACTACTTCCTTGGGTGAAATTGTGGTTAAATTGGAAGAAGATAAAACCCCCAATACTGTTAAAAATTTTGTCGGTTTAGCTACCGGAAACATTGACTGGAAAGATCCTAAAACCGGTGCATCTATGCTTGGTACTCCCGCTTATGATGGCGTTCGCTTTCACCGTGTCATACCCGGTTTTATGATTCAATGCGGTGATCCTTTAAGTCGTTATCCTGATATGTCTCATCGTTGGGGTACTGGTGGACCCGGATATAGATTTGAGGATGAGTTTCATCCTGAATTGAAGCACGATGAACCAGGTATTTTGTCAATGGCTAATGCAGGACCTGGAACTAATGGTTCTCAATGGTTTATTACAGAAGGTCCAACGCCTCATCTTGACAAAAGACACAGTGTTTTTGGTCACGTAGTCACTGGTATGGATGTAGTGAATAAAATTGCTGATGTACGTACAACACGCGATCGCCCTAATCAAGATGTGGTGTTAGAAAAAGTGGAAATTTTCCGCAAGTAA
- the bchB gene encoding ferredoxin:protochlorophyllide reductase (ATP-dependent) subunit B, with protein MKLAYWMYAGPAHIGTLRVASSFKNVHAIMHAPLGDDYFNVMRSMLSRERDFTPVTASIVDRHVLARGSQEKVVENITRKDAEEHPDLIVLTPTCTSSILQEDLQNFVDRAQMDAKGDVLLADVNHYRVNELQAADRTLHQIVKYYIEKARKKDELPTTKTEKPSVNIIGISTLGFHNNHDCTELKKLMADLGIEVNAVIPEGASVHELKNLPKAWFNLVPYRELGLLTANYLQEQFGTPFVDITPMGVVETARCIRKIQQVINQQGANVDYEEFINEQTLYVSQAAWFSRSIDCQNLTGKKAVVFGDSTHAAAITKILSREMGIKVVWAGTYCKYDADWFREQVSEYCDEVLITEDHGEIGDAIARVEPAAIFGTQMERHVGKRLDIPCGVIAAPIHVQNFPIGYKPFMGYEGTNQITDLIYNSFTLGMEDHLLEIFGGHDTKEVITKGISAESDLHWTKDGLAELNKIPGFVRGKVKRNTEKFARERGVKDISAEVLYAAKEAVGA; from the coding sequence ATGAAATTAGCTTACTGGATGTATGCTGGACCTGCTCACATTGGTACTTTACGGGTTGCTAGTTCCTTTAAAAATGTTCACGCTATTATGCACGCTCCTTTAGGAGATGACTATTTTAACGTCATGCGTTCGATGTTATCCAGAGAACGTGATTTTACACCAGTTACAGCGAGTATTGTAGATCGTCATGTTTTAGCGCGTGGTTCTCAAGAAAAGGTAGTAGAAAATATCACCCGCAAGGATGCAGAAGAACACCCAGATTTAATTGTTTTAACTCCTACTTGCACATCAAGTATTTTACAAGAAGATTTACAAAACTTTGTAGATCGGGCGCAAATGGATGCAAAAGGTGATGTGTTGTTAGCAGATGTTAATCATTATCGTGTGAATGAACTGCAAGCAGCAGACAGAACTTTACATCAAATTGTCAAATATTACATAGAAAAAGCGCGGAAAAAAGACGAATTACCAACTACAAAAACTGAAAAACCTTCAGTAAATATTATTGGTATTTCTACCTTGGGTTTTCATAATAATCATGATTGCACAGAACTGAAAAAATTAATGGCAGATTTAGGAATTGAAGTTAATGCTGTGATTCCTGAAGGTGCTTCTGTTCATGAATTGAAAAATTTACCAAAAGCGTGGTTTAATTTAGTTCCTTATCGGGAATTGGGGTTATTAACTGCTAATTATTTACAAGAACAATTCGGTACACCTTTTGTAGATATTACCCCGATGGGAGTGGTGGAAACTGCTAGATGTATCCGCAAAATTCAACAAGTAATTAATCAACAAGGTGCGAATGTTGATTATGAGGAATTTATCAACGAACAAACTTTATATGTTTCCCAAGCTGCTTGGTTTTCTCGTTCTATTGACTGTCAAAATTTAACAGGTAAAAAAGCGGTGGTTTTTGGTGATAGTACCCATGCTGCGGCTATTACTAAAATTTTATCAAGAGAAATGGGAATTAAGGTAGTTTGGGCGGGTACTTATTGTAAATATGATGCTGACTGGTTTAGAGAACAGGTAAGCGAATATTGCGATGAGGTTTTAATTACAGAAGATCATGGAGAAATTGGAGATGCGATCGCTCGTGTTGAACCAGCAGCAATTTTCGGTACACAGATGGAACGTCATGTAGGTAAACGTTTAGATATTCCCTGCGGAGTCATTGCAGCACCTATTCATGTGCAAAATTTCCCCATTGGTTACAAACCATTTATGGGTTATGAAGGTACAAATCAAATCACCGATTTAATCTATAATTCCTTCACTTTAGGAATGGAAGATCACCTGTTAGAAATCTTTGGTGGACACGATACAAAAGAGGTAATTACTAAAGGAATTTCTGCGGAATCTGATTTGCATTGGACAAAAGATGGTTTAGCAGAATTGAATAAAATTCCTGGTTTTGTGCGGGGGAAAGTGAAGCGAAATACAGAAAAGTTTGCCCGTGAACGCGGGGTTAAAGATATTTCGGCTGAAGTTTTATATGCAGCTAAGGAGGCTGTAGGAGCTTAG
- the rplT gene encoding 50S ribosomal protein L20: MTRVKRGNVARKRRNKILKLAKGFRGSHSTLFRTANQQVMKALRSAYRDRKKKKRDFRRLWITRINAASRQHGLSYSQLIGNLKKANVDLNRKMLAQLAVLDPASFAKVAELANSVKG, encoded by the coding sequence ATGACTCGTGTAAAACGCGGTAATGTAGCTCGTAAACGCCGCAATAAAATTCTCAAATTAGCTAAGGGTTTTCGTGGTTCTCACTCTACTCTGTTTAGAACCGCTAACCAACAGGTGATGAAGGCGCTTCGCAGTGCGTACCGCGATCGCAAAAAGAAAAAGCGCGATTTTCGTCGTCTGTGGATCACCCGTATTAACGCGGCTTCTAGACAACATGGTTTGAGCTATAGCCAATTAATTGGCAATCTGAAAAAAGCTAATGTTGATCTAAACCGTAAAATGTTGGCACAGTTGGCAGTTCTTGATCCTGCAAGCTTCGCTAAAGTGGCTGAACTGGCAAACTCTGTCAAAGGATAA
- a CDS encoding transporter substrate-binding domain-containing protein: protein MNRLHLVLSATLIIVCCLFYGEIDLVASAATMAEIQQRGYLTVAVKDNIRPLGFRDENGNLQGLEIDLAKRLASDLLGKQDAVKLQPVANSDRLPAVFNHQVDMAIARVTATESRSRIVSFSVPYYYDGAAIVTKNTAIKKLQDLGKRKIGVLNHSSTISYIKYFIPNAELVGVNSYAQGREQIESGKVDAFGADVSVLSGWVQEYPQYQILPTKLSTEPLSVVMPKGLQYDQLRRGVNEAIARYTTTGWLKQRTNYWGLE, encoded by the coding sequence ATGAATCGGTTACATCTGGTATTATCCGCTACCTTGATTATCGTTTGTTGCCTGTTCTATGGGGAGATAGATTTGGTTGCTTCTGCGGCGACTATGGCAGAAATTCAGCAACGAGGCTATTTAACTGTGGCGGTTAAGGATAACATCCGTCCTTTGGGATTTAGAGATGAAAACGGCAATTTACAAGGGTTAGAGATTGATTTAGCCAAGCGTTTGGCTAGTGATTTGTTAGGTAAACAGGATGCGGTGAAGTTGCAACCTGTAGCTAATAGCGATCGCTTACCTGCTGTTTTTAATCATCAAGTGGATATGGCGATCGCCAGAGTTACCGCCACTGAATCACGCTCCCGCATAGTTAGCTTCAGTGTTCCTTACTATTATGATGGGGCAGCAATAGTTACAAAAAATACCGCTATCAAGAAACTGCAAGATTTAGGAAAACGTAAAATTGGTGTTCTCAATCACTCCAGCACTATCTCATACATAAAATACTTTATACCTAATGCTGAATTAGTCGGTGTTAATTCCTACGCTCAGGGAAGAGAGCAGATAGAAAGCGGTAAAGTGGATGCTTTTGGGGCTGATGTCAGCGTTTTAAGCGGTTGGGTGCAAGAATATCCCCAATATCAAATATTGCCCACCAAACTATCAACAGAACCATTATCTGTAGTCATGCCCAAAGGATTGCAGTATGATCAATTAAGGCGAGGAGTAAATGAAGCGATCGCTCGTTACACAACCACAGGTTGGCTCAAACAACGCACAAACTATTGGGGACTAGAATAA
- a CDS encoding Uma2 family endonuclease, with product MVKRPFPSTLIFPLTNGDKLNRYEFERRYDSTTNVKKAELIEGIVYIMPAALRFRSHGQPHARILTWLGNYEVLTPGVELAVEPTVRLDFDNEPQPDAVLIITPEAGGQTRISEDDYIEGAPELVVEIAASSAAIDLHGKKQAYRRNGVKEYIVWQVLEQKLTWFYLEKGEYLELVADENGILKSRLFPGLWLAVNELLTGKMSDVLQVLQAGLQSREHK from the coding sequence ATGGTTAAACGACCCTTTCCTTCTACTCTTATTTTTCCTTTAACTAACGGTGATAAACTTAATCGTTATGAATTTGAGCGTCGTTATGATAGTACAACTAATGTTAAAAAAGCTGAACTAATCGAAGGAATTGTTTATATTATGCCTGCTGCTTTACGTTTCCGAAGTCATGGTCAACCTCATGCTCGCATCTTAACATGGCTTGGCAATTATGAAGTTTTAACTCCTGGTGTAGAGTTAGCAGTTGAACCTACAGTACGTTTAGACTTCGATAACGAACCTCAACCGGATGCAGTTTTGATTATTACACCAGAAGCAGGTGGACAAACTAGAATTAGTGAAGATGATTATATTGAAGGTGCGCCAGAATTAGTAGTAGAAATTGCTGCTAGTAGTGCAGCTATTGATTTACATGGTAAAAAACAAGCGTATCGTCGTAATGGTGTGAAAGAGTATATTGTTTGGCAAGTTTTAGAACAAAAATTAACTTGGTTTTATTTAGAAAAAGGTGAATATTTAGAATTAGTTGCTGATGAAAATGGTATTTTAAAAAGTCGTTTATTTCCAGGTTTATGGTTAGCAGTAAATGAATTATTAACAGGTAAGATGTCTGATGTTTTGCAGGTTTTACAAGCTGGTTTACAGTCTAGAGAACACAAATAA
- a CDS encoding ribbon-helix-helix domain-containing protein, which produces MSKKLNAIIPDETWQALEEIAKKEQRTKSQMAAILLGEALANRQQQQQKTS; this is translated from the coding sequence ATGAGTAAAAAACTTAACGCCATAATTCCTGATGAAACATGGCAAGCATTAGAAGAAATTGCCAAAAAAGAACAAAGAACCAAAAGCCAAATGGCCGCGATTTTGCTAGGGGAAGCACTAGCTAACCGTCAACAACAACAACAGAAAACATCATAA
- a CDS encoding primary-amine oxidase, whose protein sequence is MFFNLHHFRLFTETNYTYYQKILKLAIALSILILTNLLFSHITFAQELNQKSFITHPLNPLTETEITTAVEVLKQEKRLSETAFFTMITLQEPDKKQVLNFQHDQKFPRRVFLQVYEREHNKTFTATVDLTTKTLNNWQEIPYVQPAILPADYEIAREIVKSDPLWQQAMRKRGIKDFNQVQISCWGAGILSQEEAKNGNRICRALSYYQGKHWNYYSRPIEGVLVTVDLNKEEVASFVDHGVVPISQENWDYDIKTFNKLTPPPKPLKIIQPEGTTFKIQGNEITWQGWQFRYLMHPREGLVLYLVKYNDGEKIRPVLYRGSLSEMAVPYGDPNQNWSFRNAFDVGEYNIGLLANQLKLGQEIPENGVLLNATFANGEGEPYTMPGVIGIYERDNGVLWKHFDFNTQKNYFRRNRELVMKMITTVDNYDYTLNWIFHQDGTLEIENELSGIVLAQGTPDEKQSSNSLGRLLAKNIFGVNHQHFFNYRLDLDVDGQNNNVMEMNVNNLPISEKNPVGNAITVEDTLLKTEKEAVRDADIKHSREWMITSADKKNHLGVAPAYILIPGGNTILYAVEGAKIIEKAGFATHHFWVTKYKSGEMYAGGDYPNQTSLGEGLPQYIADNESLENEDIIVWYTMGITHVPRPEDWPVMPRHQVSFKLMPRGFFQRNPAINLGE, encoded by the coding sequence ATGTTTTTCAATCTCCATCATTTTCGGCTATTTACAGAAACCAATTATACCTACTACCAAAAGATTTTAAAATTGGCGATCGCCCTCAGCATCTTAATTTTGACCAATTTGTTATTTTCTCATATTACATTTGCTCAAGAATTAAATCAAAAATCATTTATTACCCATCCCCTAAACCCCTTAACAGAAACAGAAATTACCACCGCAGTAGAAGTATTAAAGCAGGAAAAACGATTAAGCGAAACAGCATTTTTTACCATGATTACATTACAAGAACCAGATAAAAAACAAGTTTTGAATTTTCAACATGATCAAAAATTTCCTCGCCGTGTTTTTTTGCAAGTTTATGAACGGGAACACAATAAAACTTTTACAGCAACAGTTGACTTAACAACCAAAACCTTAAATAACTGGCAAGAAATACCTTATGTTCAACCTGCTATTTTACCCGCAGATTATGAAATAGCCAGAGAAATTGTTAAATCTGATCCACTCTGGCAACAAGCAATGAGAAAACGAGGAATTAAAGATTTTAATCAAGTACAAATAAGTTGTTGGGGAGCAGGAATACTAAGTCAAGAAGAAGCAAAAAATGGTAATCGAATTTGTCGTGCCTTATCCTATTATCAAGGTAAACATTGGAATTATTATTCTCGTCCCATCGAAGGAGTTTTAGTCACTGTTGATTTAAATAAAGAAGAAGTTGCTAGTTTTGTTGATCATGGTGTAGTTCCTATTTCCCAAGAAAATTGGGACTATGATATTAAAACTTTCAATAAATTAACACCACCACCTAAACCTTTAAAAATCATTCAACCAGAAGGTACAACCTTCAAAATTCAAGGTAATGAAATTACTTGGCAAGGTTGGCAATTTCGTTATTTAATGCACCCCCGTGAAGGGTTGGTTTTGTATCTGGTTAAATATAACGATGGCGAAAAAATCAGACCTGTTTTATATCGTGGAAGTCTTTCAGAAATGGCAGTTCCTTATGGTGATCCTAATCAAAATTGGTCATTTCGTAACGCCTTTGATGTGGGAGAATACAATATTGGTTTATTAGCAAATCAACTAAAATTAGGTCAAGAAATTCCTGAGAATGGAGTATTATTAAATGCCACCTTTGCTAATGGTGAGGGTGAACCTTATACTATGCCTGGAGTCATAGGAATTTATGAGAGAGATAACGGCGTACTTTGGAAACATTTTGATTTTAACACTCAAAAAAATTATTTTCGTCGTAATCGTGAATTAGTGATGAAAATGATTACAACAGTTGACAACTATGATTATACTTTAAATTGGATATTTCATCAAGATGGAACTTTAGAAATAGAAAATGAATTATCGGGAATTGTGTTAGCTCAAGGCACACCAGACGAAAAACAATCTAGCAATTCTTTGGGAAGATTATTAGCTAAAAATATCTTTGGTGTCAATCATCAGCACTTTTTTAATTATCGCTTAGATTTAGATGTTGATGGACAAAATAATAATGTTATGGAAATGAACGTTAATAATTTACCCATCAGTGAAAAAAATCCTGTAGGAAATGCCATCACAGTTGAAGATACATTATTGAAAACGGAAAAAGAAGCAGTCCGTGATGCAGATATTAAACACAGTCGAGAATGGATGATTACCAGTGCAGATAAAAAGAATCATTTAGGGGTTGCACCTGCATATATATTAATACCTGGAGGAAATACAATTTTGTATGCAGTAGAAGGTGCAAAGATCATAGAAAAAGCCGGTTTTGCAACTCATCATTTTTGGGTGACAAAATATAAATCCGGTGAAATGTATGCAGGTGGTGATTATCCAAATCAAACATCACTTGGAGAAGGTTTACCGCAATATATTGCTGATAATGAATCTTTAGAAAATGAAGATATTATTGTGTGGTACACAATGGGTATAACTCATGTTCCTCGTCCAGAAGATTGGCCTGTAATGCCACGACATCAAGTAAGTTTTAAACTGATGCCCAGGGGATTTTTTCAGAGAAATCCAGCGATTAATTTAGGTGAATAA